A stretch of bacterium DNA encodes these proteins:
- a CDS encoding cytochrome c maturation protein CcmE yields the protein MKPKIVVGVVLIVAALTYLLLGSLKDSALYYVTVSELFARSEWPVHEGLRVNGYVAPASIRWDAKKGETRFLLCEGKDSLRVWYPGAAPDQLADAQQVVVEG from the coding sequence ATGAAGCCAAAGATCGTGGTGGGGGTTGTTCTCATCGTCGCTGCGTTGACCTATCTTTTGCTCGGCAGCCTCAAAGACAGCGCGTTGTATTATGTGACGGTGTCTGAGCTGTTCGCCCGGTCCGAGTGGCCGGTACATGAGGGGCTGCGGGTGAACGGGTATGTGGCGCCTGCCTCTATTCGCTGGGATGCGAAAAAAGGCGAAACCAGGTTTCTGTTGTGTGAAGGGAAAGACAGCCTGCGGGTGTGGTATCCAGGGGCGGCGCCGGATCAACTGGCGGATGCACAGCAGGTGGTGGTGGAGGGC
- a CDS encoding Gfo/Idh/MocA family oxidoreductase, with protein sequence MIRFAVLGYGFMGVTHASQIKRHPQAELVAVVETNPDKIKQSTQGNLGEAPEQNLLQGVAIYSTLGEMLRQEKIDCISLCLPTHLHRTLAVEALEAGRSVICEKPMALTLEDCDAMIAAAQHNQATLLIAQCLRFWPEYEKLKQYIDSRELGALQTLLLRRVSAPPFWTGTDSWFAAAAKSGGCLFDLHVHDVDFIHYSLGRPSAVFSQGLSTATGLNHSVMTQYEFAEPMLCLAEGSWNYPLGFRMSYTAVFEKGALDYDSGRTPTLTLTRSGAQAPETVALEPGDGYSREYDYFISCLEHRQAPQRITPASARQSIEIALAEARSITTRKKIRL encoded by the coding sequence ATGATCCGTTTCGCAGTCCTCGGCTATGGCTTCATGGGCGTCACCCATGCCAGCCAGATCAAGCGTCACCCCCAGGCAGAGTTGGTGGCGGTGGTAGAGACCAATCCAGACAAGATCAAACAGAGTACGCAGGGCAATCTGGGGGAGGCTCCGGAACAGAACCTATTGCAGGGCGTAGCGATCTACTCCACCCTCGGCGAGATGCTGCGCCAGGAAAAAATCGACTGCATCAGTCTCTGCCTGCCCACGCACCTGCATCGGACTTTGGCCGTGGAAGCGCTGGAGGCCGGCCGGTCGGTGATCTGCGAAAAACCCATGGCTCTGACCCTGGAAGATTGCGATGCCATGATCGCCGCTGCTCAACACAATCAGGCTACGCTGCTGATCGCACAATGTCTGCGTTTCTGGCCGGAATATGAAAAGCTGAAGCAATACATCGATTCCAGGGAACTGGGCGCCCTTCAAACGCTGCTCTTGCGCCGGGTCAGCGCTCCGCCCTTTTGGACCGGCACCGACAGCTGGTTCGCCGCGGCCGCTAAAAGCGGCGGCTGCCTCTTTGACCTGCACGTGCACGACGTGGACTTTATCCACTACAGTTTGGGCCGGCCGAGCGCGGTCTTTTCTCAGGGCCTGTCGACTGCCACAGGCCTGAACCATTCCGTGATGACGCAATACGAGTTCGCCGAACCGATGCTCTGCCTGGCTGAGGGCAGCTGGAATTATCCGCTCGGATTCCGAATGAGTTACACGGCGGTGTTTGAAAAGGGAGCGCTGGATTACGACAGCGGCCGCACGCCGACGCTCACTCTCACCCGAAGCGGCGCACAGGCGCCGGAGACCGTCGCACTGGAGCCTGGCGATGGATACAGTCGTGAATACGATTATTTCATCTCCTGTCTCGAACACCGGCAGGCGCCGCAGCGGATCACG